The nucleotide window ACCTAAAATATGACCAGCCGGTAAAAATTCTACTTCAATATCTTTTATCTTAATAGCATCAAAAAAATCCCTTCTTTCAATTCTTTTAAAAGCTTCATCTAGAAGTTTATACTCATTCCACTCTGCTAAGGAGTTCTTTTCCTTTATGTACTTAACCTTTATCGCATCCTCAACCATTAGAGAAAGAAGCTGAGCTGTTTCGTGTGTCGTGTAGATCGGGGTTTCAGGATAGAAGGAGGAGAGAATATGAACACTTCCACAGTGGTCAACGTGGGCGTGAGTAATAAATATCGCATCAAGAGAAGGAGCAATGTTCTTTAGAAGTTCAAAATCTGGATAAGGATCTTTTGGGTTAAACCTTATTCCAGAATCAACTAAGATTCTTACATCGTCTACAATATAAAGGTAAGCACTAGCCCCTATTTCGTTTCCGCCACCAATAGGTATCAGAAGGTTTTCCATGGAAAGTAATTAAATACCATTTAAAATACAAAATCAACAGGCCTACCACATCTTGGACATTCTCCACTCTCAGGAAATAAGACTTCAACGTCGTAGCCTATTCTCCTTACTAAAATTTCTCCACAGAGAGGACAGTGGGTAGATTCCCTCTCTGGTTCTATTACATTACCAACGTAGACGTAGTAGAGATATTCTTTCGTTACATCGTAAGCTAAGTTCAAAACTTCCAAAGGTGTTGGAGGAGTATTCATCAATTTGTAAGCTGGAAAGAATCTTGAGTAGTGTATAGGAACATCCCTTCCCAAGTTTTCTGAAATCCACTTTCCAAACCTTTCAAAGAAATCTTCTGTAAATTCATCAAAACCAGGGACTATAAGTTTTGTTAACTCTAAGTGTTTACCAGCTTTTCTAATCTCTTCACAAACTTTCCAAACGTTTGGATTTGGAAATGAAGAAAATTTTGAATAGTATTCTTTATCCATTCCTTTTAAATCAACGTTGAAAGCATCTATAAAGGGCAAGATCTCCCTTAGAGCATCTATAGATATGTTGCCGTTGGTCACCATGACGTTAACAAGTCCAGCTTCCTTTATCCTCTTAGCAGTATCTTTTACGAACTCAAACCAAATTATCGGATCGTTGTAAGTATAGGCTATACCGATAGACCCGTATTGCTTTGCGTATTCTACGGCAATCTCTGGCAAAAATATTTCTCTTTTTGTCTCCTGCCTTGATATTTCCCAGTTTTGGCAAGATTTACAGTCAAGGTTGCAACCGTTTGTTCCAACCGAGAGTATGACAGACCCCGGATAAAAATGGTAAAGCGGTTTTTTCTCTATAGGATCATAAGCAAGGGACGTAATTTCTCCATAAACGGTTGTGTAAAGTTTACCTCCTCTATTTTTTCTAACAAGACAAAATCCCTGTCCACCATCTAAGATTGTGCAGTTTCTTGGACATAAAGTACATCTTACCTTATTGTCTTCCAAAGGTTCCCAGTAATCTGCTAAGACAGTTAGCATAATTCCCTCCTTCGTGTTCTTACTTTTTAATTTAACCTACAGTGTAGAATTTGGAATACGAAAAAGATATATTTTTACTCTTGAGGATTAATTGGATATTAAGTATATAATGGAGATTAAGGTTGATTGGAATCTTGGAAAGTATAGGAAGAGTTGTCATTAATCTCTTTGAATTCTGGGGAAGTTGGCTAATAATTTCACTAAAAAGTCTAACCTTGGCTTTCTCAAAACCTTTCAGGATCAAACATTACTTACACCACCTTGCAAATATTGGAGCGGGATCTTTACCTGTCATTGCCATTACGTCCCTTTTCACGGGAGGAGTTATTGCCCTTGAAACGTATGAAGCCTTCCATCAGTTTAACGCTGAGTTTATGATCGGAGGAGTTGTTGCCATATCTATGTCAAGGGAAATGGCACCGGTTCTTACAGCACTTCTTCTAACTGCCCGATCAGGATCTGCCATGGCAGCAGAGATTGGAACAATGAAAGTAACTGAACAGATAGATGCCTTACGAATGATGGCTGTTGACCCGATTAAGTACTTGATCACACCAAGGGTTTATACATCTATCATTGCTGCTGTTCTCCTAACGATAATATCTGATGTAGTGGGTTACGTTGGAGGATATGTAGTTAGCGTGATGACTTTTGATATAAACAAGGTTCTTTACATGAAATACACTCAAACTCTTGTAGATTTTGGAGACGTTATTCATGGACTTATAAAAGCAGCAATTTTTGGACTTTTAGTATCTACGATTAGTTGTTTTTACGGGTACTTAACAAGAGGAGGAGCAAAAGGAGTAGGAGAATCTACAACAAAAGCGGTAGTAGTATCTTCTATCGCTATTCTCGTTTCAGACTACCTAATAACCTTCATACTGAGGTTCTTAAATCTATGAAAGAGGCCATTGTAGTTAAGGATTTAAAAAAGTCTTTTGGCAAAAAGGTTGTTCATAACGGGGTAAACTTTACTGTTTACGACGGAGAAATTTTCGTAATAATGGGACCATCGGGAACAGGTAAAAGTGTTCTTCTTAAGCAGATTGCAAGGTTAATAAAACCTGATAGTGGTAAAATAATTGTTTACGGAATGGACGTTTTAAATCTAGAAGAAGAGGAAGAAACTGCGTTTAGAGAAACCCTAACTTACGTTTTCCAAAGTGGAGCCCTTTTTGACTCTCTTCCTATTTGGTACAACGTTTCTTTCTATCTAATAGAGAAAAAAGGAATAAAGGAAAAGGAAGCTCGGGAAATTGCCAAACATTACCTTTCTCTTCTAGGATTAAGAGAAGTGGAAGATCTATTTCCCTCTGAACTTTCAGGAGGAATGAGAAAAAGGGTTGCTGTAGCAAGAGCCCTTTGTATGAATCCAAAGTGTATCCTTTTTGATGAACCAACATCTGGTCTTGATCCGGTTATGACAACAGTTCTTGATAGGTTAATCCTAAGGTTAAGGAATGAGTTTAAAAAAACATGCGTGGTTGTAACCCATGATGTAAACAGTGCTTTTAGAATAGCTGATAGGATCGCGATTCTTTGGAATGGTAAGGTTGTTCAAATTGGAACTCCAGAAGAAATAAAGAATTCTAAAAACAAGGTTGTGAAGCAGTTTATAAGTGGAGAAATCGAAGGACCTATCACAAACTCTTTGGAGAGAAACGATGGGTAAACTGTCTTTAGAAGCAAAAGTTGGTGCATTTGTTATTTTAAGTTTTTTAGGACTTGGAGTGATAGTAGCAAATCTAAATCCCTTAAAGTTTCAAAAAGCAGCCCCTCAAAGCTGTTGTTACTACCTTCTTTTTAGAAATGTAGCAGGTCTAGAGAAAGATGCCCCTGTAAGGGTTGCAGGAGTAGAAGTTGGTAGAGTAGAAAAGATAGACGTGAAAGGAACTCTTGCAGAAGTTAAGGTTATTTTCTTTAAACCAATAAAGGTCTATAAAAATGCTAAAGCACGAATAGAAACCATGGGACTGATGGGAGAGAAGTACATAGAGTTCTATCCAGGTTCCCCTCCAGCTCCTCCACTTACACCGGGAACGGTGATAGAAAATACCCAAAGTGTAGCCTCTATGGATGAACTCCTACTGGCTCTTTACGAAACTGTAGAGAACTTTAACAAGGCTTTAATAACTTCCGATGGAAAGAACAGGTTAGCAATTATAATGGAGGAAGTTTCCCACCTTACCTTAACTGTAGATCAGACTGTTAACACTTTAAATCAGGTGATAGAAGAAAATAGGGATGCGTTAAGAAAAACTCTCCAAAACGTATTGGCTTTATCAATGGCACTAAACGAAGAACTAACCCAAGTACTTGATAACGTAAACTCCTTAACAGTTCAATTATCAGAAATGGTATCAGAAAACAGAGAAGATATTAGAACCGTTGTGGTAAACCTTAAGAAAGTTACTGAGAAATTACCTGAGCTTACACAAAAGGCAGAACTTATTTCTAAAGAATTAGAAGAAACGATAAAAGAAAGTAAAGGGAACATTCAAGAAAGTCTTCAAGATTTAAGGTTTTTAGCAGGAAACCTAAAAGAGGTTTCTAAGGATATAAAAATTTTAGTTTCAAAAATAAATGAAGGGAACGGAACGATTGGAAGACTTGTAAACGATGATACCCTCTACAGGAGCGTTTCAGATACAGCAAAAACTTTAGGAAAATTAGCAAGTAAATTTGAGGAAACAAAGACCTATATAGGCTTCAGTGGAGATGTAAACACCAAAACAGGAGATACAAGGGGACTCCTTACCTTTAAAGTTGTTCCATCAGAAGACCATTACTACTTACTTGAAGTTGTTGGAGACTCTCAAGGAAAAGTTGATAAAAAATACTACTACGTTACCAGTGGAAACAGCACTTCTTTAAGAAAAGAAATAGAAAGAAGTTATCGCTTAGAACTTACGTTGCAGTACGCTAAAGTTTTTAGAGACAGATTGCTTTCCAGAAATGGCAAATTTGTTTTAAGGGGAGGATTAAAGGAAAGTACAGGAGGGGTAGGTCTCGATTACACCATAGGGAAGTATACTCTCTTTTCAGACCTTTGGGATTTTGGAAGAGAAGACGAAGATGGAAAAGAAATTCCACCTCACCTTAGGGTAGGTTTAAAATACAACATTAGCGATAATTGGTTCTTTTACCTTGGAGGAGATGAACTTCTTTACAAAGATTACAGAGGATTTTTCTTAGGAACAGGATTACTGTTTGGAGACGAAGACCTAAAATATCTACTTACTTCTGTTCCAGCTGGAGGATTTTAATGATAGTTGTGATTGATTACGGCATGGGAAACTTAAGGAGCGTTAGCAAAGCTTTGGAGTTTGTAGGAGCTAAGGTAGAGGTAAGTGAAGATCCACAGAAACTAAAAGATGCAAAAGGTTTGGTTCTTCCTGGCGTTGGAGCTTTTAAAGATGCCGTTAAGAACTTAAAGGAGAAAAAACTTTGGGACGCGATAATAAAAGAAGTAGAAAAAGGCAAACCTATTCTAGGTATTTGTCTTGGACTTCAGCTTCTTTTTGAAAAGAGTTATGAATTTGGAGAAACGGAAGGGTTAGGACTTATAGAAGGTGAAGTTGTAAAGTTTGAACTTCCAAAAGATTTAAAAATTCCCCATATGGGCTGGAATCAAATTGAAAAGAAAAAGGAATCTGAACTTCTTAATGGAATAGAAAATGGAGAGTTTTTCTATTTCGTTCACTCTTACTATGTGAAACCAAAAGACGAAAAGGTTAAACTTACAGAAACAGAATACGGAGTAAAGTTCACCTCCTCAATTGAAAAAGACAACATTTTTGCCACTCAGTTTCACCCTGAAAAGAGCCAAAAGGTTGGCTTAAGATTACTTGAAAACTTCTTAAAAGTAGTTGAGAGGGCATAAAGATGAGAAGAAAAGGGTTTACCTTGATTGAACTTATGGTCGTTATTGTTATTTTAGGACTTCTTGCTGCTCTTGTAGCTCCAAAGTTCTTAAAGAGAGGGGAAGAAGCAAAACTAACAACGACTCAAGTTCAAATGAAGAACATAGAACAAGCGTTAAAACTTTATAAACTCCACAACTCATCTTATCCAACGACAGACCAAGGACTCAAAGCCCTTGTTGAGAAACCTGAAAGTGAACCTGTTCCTAAAAATTGGAAAGGTCCATATCTTGAAAACGTTCCTAAGGACGCTTGGGGAAACGATTTTATTTACATCTCAGATGGAAAACACTTTATTCTCATATCGCCCGGAGCTGATGGAGAAGAAGAAACAGAAGATGACCTAAAAGTGGAAGGGTAAAGTAATGGTTATATACGGCATAAACCCTGTAGCAGAAGCAATAAGGTCAGGATATCCTGTTCTGAAAATATACGTTGAAGAAAACTTTAGAGATAGAGAAAGAATTTTACCTTTAGTAAGAAAGCAGGGAATAAAGGTAGTAAAGGTTAACAAAAAGAAACTTTTTGATGTAGCAAAAACGGAAAAAAATCAAGGCATTGTAGCTGTTGTTTCTCCAGTAGAACCCAAAAGCTTTGAGGAACTTGCAAAAGAAGCTATTGAAACAAAAGGATGTCTTCTATTCCTTGATAGAATAGAAGATCCCCACAATCTTGGGGCTATCTTTCGTTCAGCTGATGCTTTTGGTGTAATAGGTTTAGTTCTTCCGAAAGATAGAAGTGCCACTATTAGTGATACAGTAGTAAAAGCATCAACGGGAGCTGTTTTTTATGTTCCGTTTTCTATAGTTTCCAGTTTCTCGAACGCCCTAAGAAAGTTCAAAGACATGGGCGGTTGGCTTGTTGGTCTTGAGGCAGGGGGGAAAGATATAAGCAAATATTCATTTCCTTTTCCTTTGGGGCTTGTAGCAGGTTCGGAAGGCAAAGGTCTTTCAAGGACAACCTTAAAACAGCTGGATGACGTAGTTTCAATACCGATGAGGGGACATGTAAATTCTTTAAACGTTTCAAACGCTGTAGCAATAGGTCTTTACTGTGTATCTATGCAACTATAACTTTTTGGTCTTATCTTTTTAGTTAACAACTTTTTAAAAGAGGAGGAAAAATGGAAAACCTTAAAGGTAAGATTGTTTTTATTCAGACAGCTGGAGGTGAAAGCGTTATTCCTTCTTCAGGAATTATTGGCATTTTGGAAGAAATAGGAGAGGACTACCTTAAAATCAAAGATGCCGGCGTTTTTGCCCTTTTACCGACAACTAAGGGAGCACAGGCAACAATTATGCCTCTTGATCCAACAGCAAACGAACCAGTAGAAGCTTACATTATGAAATCTCAGGTAGTTTCTGTTGTTCCTGTTGGAGATAGATCCAAGTTAAAAGAGTTTCACCAACAGTTTAAAGCAGCAGCTGCCGGGATAGAACTTGCAACTCCAGGTTCCATAGACCTTTCTAAGATTAAAGAGTTTCCTAAAGGAGGAAAAGGAGGACTTTCCATTACATGAAAATAGAGGATCTTCTCTTTTCCCTTCCCCTTCCTGTTGCCCTCACCGACGGGGAAGGGAGAATATCTTACGTCAACCAAAAAATGGAAAGTTTCTTAAATAGATCCCTAAAATACTTAAAAGATAGAAAACTTTCAGAATTTTTCAAAAACAAAAAGGATATAGAAGAACAAATAAAAAAGTCCTATACAGAACTTCTTGAAATTTTCGGTTTTAAGGACAACGGTCATTATTTAACTTTCGCTCCTTTGTACATTTCTTCTAAGGTTGAAGGAGTTATTGTTATAGTCCAGCAAGATACTAGCCCTTTTGAAAAAGATATTACCCTTTTCTTGAAAGGAATTTCTCACGAAATAAGAAACCCTTTAGGAGGCATTAAAGGGGCAGCTAAACTTTTATCTACACTAAAAAGTTATGATAAAGAATTGGTCTCTGTAATCCTTGAAGAAACAGAAAGAATAGAAAGGTTTCTAGACAATATTGTAAAAGCTTTTGACTTTTCCAAACTGAGCTTTTCAAGAAGAAATATCCACGAAATCATTCAAAGTGTCGTAAAACTTTTTGAACACGAAATAAAGAGGCACAAAGTCAAAGTTGTTTACAATTTTGACCCTTCTTTACCTGAGATTTTGTTAGATTCAGACAAAATTACTCAGGCAATAATAAACATCTTTAAGAACGCTTTAGAGTCCCTTACCGATGCTAAAGATAAATTGATAAGAATAGAAACCGGTTATGCTATTCAACCGTCAGGATTTATTTTCATTAGGATAGCAGATACAGGCTGTGGAATGGACGAAGAAGAACTTAAGAACTTTTTCCTGCCGTTTTTTACAACTAAGGAAAAAGGAACTGGACTTGGAACTTTTATTGCTAATGAGATAGTAAAAGGACATGGTGGAGAACTAAAAGTTAAAAGTGAAAAAAATGTTGGAACAGAAATAACAATTTTCTTAC belongs to Desulfurobacteriaceae bacterium and includes:
- the amrS gene encoding AmmeMemoRadiSam system radical SAM enzyme; translated protein: MLTVLADYWEPLEDNKVRCTLCPRNCTILDGGQGFCLVRKNRGGKLYTTVYGEITSLAYDPIEKKPLYHFYPGSVILSVGTNGCNLDCKSCQNWEISRQETKREIFLPEIAVEYAKQYGSIGIAYTYNDPIIWFEFVKDTAKRIKEAGLVNVMVTNGNISIDALREILPFIDAFNVDLKGMDKEYYSKFSSFPNPNVWKVCEEIRKAGKHLELTKLIVPGFDEFTEDFFERFGKWISENLGRDVPIHYSRFFPAYKLMNTPPTPLEVLNLAYDVTKEYLYYVYVGNVIEPERESTHCPLCGEILVRRIGYDVEVLFPESGECPRCGRPVDFVF
- a CDS encoding ABC transporter permease, whose translation is MIGILESIGRVVINLFEFWGSWLIISLKSLTLAFSKPFRIKHYLHHLANIGAGSLPVIAITSLFTGGVIALETYEAFHQFNAEFMIGGVVAISMSREMAPVLTALLLTARSGSAMAAEIGTMKVTEQIDALRMMAVDPIKYLITPRVYTSIIAAVLLTIISDVVGYVGGYVVSVMTFDINKVLYMKYTQTLVDFGDVIHGLIKAAIFGLLVSTISCFYGYLTRGGAKGVGESTTKAVVVSSIAILVSDYLITFILRFLNL
- a CDS encoding ATP-binding protein encodes the protein MKIEDLLFSLPLPVALTDGEGRISYVNQKMESFLNRSLKYLKDRKLSEFFKNKKDIEEQIKKSYTELLEIFGFKDNGHYLTFAPLYISSKVEGVIVIVQQDTSPFEKDITLFLKGISHEIRNPLGGIKGAAKLLSTLKSYDKELVSVILEETERIERFLDNIVKAFDFSKLSFSRRNIHEIIQSVVKLFEHEIKRHKVKVVYNFDPSLPEILLDSDKITQAIINIFKNALESLTDAKDKLIRIETGYAIQPSGFIFIRIADTGCGMDEEELKNFFLPFFTTKEKGTGLGTFIANEIVKGHGGELKVKSEKNVGTEITIFLPMRRNDGKDFNSR
- the gspG gene encoding type II secretion system major pseudopilin GspG; translated protein: MRRKGFTLIELMVVIVILGLLAALVAPKFLKRGEEAKLTTTQVQMKNIEQALKLYKLHNSSYPTTDQGLKALVEKPESEPVPKNWKGPYLENVPKDAWGNDFIYISDGKHFILISPGADGEEETEDDLKVEG
- a CDS encoding ATP-binding cassette domain-containing protein, whose translation is MKEAIVVKDLKKSFGKKVVHNGVNFTVYDGEIFVIMGPSGTGKSVLLKQIARLIKPDSGKIIVYGMDVLNLEEEEETAFRETLTYVFQSGALFDSLPIWYNVSFYLIEKKGIKEKEAREIAKHYLSLLGLREVEDLFPSELSGGMRKRVAVARALCMNPKCILFDEPTSGLDPVMTTVLDRLILRLRNEFKKTCVVVTHDVNSAFRIADRIAILWNGKVVQIGTPEEIKNSKNKVVKQFISGEIEGPITNSLERNDG
- the rlmB gene encoding 23S rRNA (guanosine(2251)-2'-O)-methyltransferase RlmB, producing the protein MVIYGINPVAEAIRSGYPVLKIYVEENFRDRERILPLVRKQGIKVVKVNKKKLFDVAKTEKNQGIVAVVSPVEPKSFEELAKEAIETKGCLLFLDRIEDPHNLGAIFRSADAFGVIGLVLPKDRSATISDTVVKASTGAVFYVPFSIVSSFSNALRKFKDMGGWLVGLEAGGKDISKYSFPFPLGLVAGSEGKGLSRTTLKQLDDVVSIPMRGHVNSLNVSNAVAIGLYCVSMQL
- a CDS encoding MlaD family protein, with product MGKLSLEAKVGAFVILSFLGLGVIVANLNPLKFQKAAPQSCCYYLLFRNVAGLEKDAPVRVAGVEVGRVEKIDVKGTLAEVKVIFFKPIKVYKNAKARIETMGLMGEKYIEFYPGSPPAPPLTPGTVIENTQSVASMDELLLALYETVENFNKALITSDGKNRLAIIMEEVSHLTLTVDQTVNTLNQVIEENRDALRKTLQNVLALSMALNEELTQVLDNVNSLTVQLSEMVSENREDIRTVVVNLKKVTEKLPELTQKAELISKELEETIKESKGNIQESLQDLRFLAGNLKEVSKDIKILVSKINEGNGTIGRLVNDDTLYRSVSDTAKTLGKLASKFEETKTYIGFSGDVNTKTGDTRGLLTFKVVPSEDHYYLLEVVGDSQGKVDKKYYYVTSGNSTSLRKEIERSYRLELTLQYAKVFRDRLLSRNGKFVLRGGLKESTGGVGLDYTIGKYTLFSDLWDFGREDEDGKEIPPHLRVGLKYNISDNWFFYLGGDELLYKDYRGFFLGTGLLFGDEDLKYLLTSVPAGGF
- the hisH gene encoding imidazole glycerol phosphate synthase subunit HisH, with protein sequence MIVVIDYGMGNLRSVSKALEFVGAKVEVSEDPQKLKDAKGLVLPGVGAFKDAVKNLKEKKLWDAIIKEVEKGKPILGICLGLQLLFEKSYEFGETEGLGLIEGEVVKFELPKDLKIPHMGWNQIEKKKESELLNGIENGEFFYFVHSYYVKPKDEKVKLTETEYGVKFTSSIEKDNIFATQFHPEKSQKVGLRLLENFLKVVERA